The Musa acuminata AAA Group cultivar baxijiao chromosome BXJ1-3, Cavendish_Baxijiao_AAA, whole genome shotgun sequence genome window below encodes:
- the LOC135618584 gene encoding transcription factor MYB1-like — translation MGRRPCCSKEGLNRGAWSAREDNILVDYIRTHGEGKWRDLPKRAGLKRCGKSCRLRWLNYLRPDIKRGNITQDEEDLIIKLHALLGNRWSLIAGRLPGRTDNEIKNYWNTNLSKKTMPPLCTKGSSKGKEEEKVGSSEELKAAGEQLPAHVIQTKAVRCTKVYVPSPRDDPLTTGPSSELTHGESPSSSVPRDADPASFLEDFDMDEFMSSFQEDGLLQLCVDEAHEDANYAREDADDDSLWFCDPMQMDLSDGNSCTESQVAAEVERLTYLIDCEEEAQDK, via the exons atggGGAGAAGGCCTTGTTGTTCTAAGGAGGGACTCAACAGAGGAGCATGGTCTGCTCGTGAGGACAATATCCTTGTCGACTACATCAGAACTCATGGCGAAGGTAAATGGAGAGACCTCCCCAAGAGAGCAG GGTTGAAGAGGTGTGGTAAGAGCTGCCGGCTGCGGTGGTTGAATTACCTGAGGCCAGACATCAAGAGAGGCAACATCACACAAGATGAAGAGGATCTCATCATCAAACTCCATGCACTTCTCGGGAACAG ATGGTCCCTAATAGCAGGCAGATTGCCGGGGCGAACAGACAATgaaatcaagaactactggaacacaaACCTTAGCAAGAAGACGATGCCTCCGCTTTGCACCAAAGGGTCATCGaaaggaaaggaggaggagaaagtggGGTCGTCGGAGGAGTTGAAGGCAGCAGGTGAGCAACTTCCCGCCCATGTGATTCAGACCAAGGCCGTAAGGTGCACCAAAGTCTACGTCCCATCGCCACGAGATGATCCACTGACCACGGGCCCCAGTTCCGAGCTTACTCACGGCGAGAGCCCGTCGTCGTCGGTGCCTCGAGACGCCGATCCCGCAAGCTTCCTTGAGGACTTCGACATGGATGAGTTCATGTCGAGCTTCCAGGAGGACGGCCTCCTGCAACTCTGCGTTGACGAAGCCCACGAAGACGCCAACTACGCACGTGAAGATGCCGACGATGACTCGCTATGGTTTTGTGACCCCATGCAGATGGATCTGAGCGATGGTAACAGTTGCACAGAATCACAGGTAGCCGCTGAGGTTGAGAGATTGACTTATCTGATAGATTGTGAAGAAGAAGCGCAAGACAAATAG
- the LOC135618569 gene encoding thermospermine synthase ACAULIS5-like, with amino-acid sequence MGEAVENVYGTNAHGDRHRAKDGVDACKWYEEEIDDDLKWCFALNSVLHRGTSKFQDIALIDTKHFGKALVIDGKMQSAEMDEFIYHECLIHPSLLCHPNPKTVFIMGGGEGSAAREVLKHKTIQRVVMCDIDEEVVDFCRRYLTVNCEAFASDKLCLVINDARAELEKREEKYDIIVGDLADPVEGGPCYQLYTKSFYEQVLKPKLHHHGIFVTQAGPAGVLTHKEVFSSIYNTLKHVFKHVLAYTAHVPSFADTWGWVMASDQPIMLDAQQIDERISKRINGELLYLNGESLVSSTTMNKSVYTSLLKETHIYTEESARFIYGHGRACFA; translated from the exons ATGGGTGAGGCTGTGGAGAATGTGTATGGCACCAATGCCCATGGCGATCGTCATCGAGCCAAAGATGGCGTAGACGCGTGCAAGTGGTACGAAGAGGAGATCGATGATGATCTCAAGTGGTGTTTCGCTTTGAACAG TGTGCTGCATCGAGGGACAAGCAAGTTTCAAGACATAGCTCTTATTGACACTAAACATTTCGGAAAG GCTTTGGTGATCGATGGAAAGATGCAGAGCGCGGAGATGGACGAGTTCATCTATCACGAGTGCTTGATCCATCCATCCCTTCTTTGCCACCCCAA TCCCAAGACTGTGTTTATTATGGGAGGTGGCGAGGGGTCTGCAGCGAGGGAAGTCCTCAAGCACAAAACCATCCAGAGAGTGGTCATGTGCGACATCGACGAG GAGGTGGTCGACTTCTGCCGAAGGTATCTGACGGTCAACTGCGAAGCATTCGCCAGCGACAAGCTCTGCCTCGTCATCAACGATGCCAG GGCTGAGCTGGAGAAgagggaagagaagtacgacattATAGTGGGGGACTTGGCTGATCCTGTGGAAGGAGGACCATGCTATCAGCTGTACACCAAGTCCTTCTATGAACAAGTTCTGAAGCCCAAGCTGCACCATCATGGCATCTTTGTTACTCAG GCTGGACCAGCCGGTGTTCTGACCCATAAGGAGGTCTTCTCTTCCATCTACAACACCTTGAAGCATGTCTTTAAAC ATGTGCTTGCGTACACGGCTCATGTGCCATCCTTCGCGGATACCTGGGGATGGGTAATG GCATCGGACCAGCCGATAATGCTGGACGCCCAACAGATCGATGAGAGGATCAGCAAACGAATAAACGGAGAACTCCTTTACCTGAACGGGGAATCACTTGTATCCTCCACCACAATGAACAAGAGCGTCTACACATC CCTTTTGAAAGAAACGCATATCTACACGGAGGAGAGCGCCAGATTTATCTACGGACATGGAAGGGCTTGTTTCGCTTAG
- the LOC135618571 gene encoding uncharacterized protein LOC135618571 encodes MASAVAALTVGLASPSSATQKRAVSGSDAFFHSMRNPTKAGRQTPRPQRRSLQVRASSSTPSSVKEQALAGLTAAALAAALVIPDVAEAAQPGLSPSLKNFLLSIVAGGVVLSAIGGAVIAVSNFDPVKRS; translated from the coding sequence ATGGCATCTGCTGTGGCGGCGCTCACCGTGGGCTTGGCCTCACCCTCCTCCGCAACCCAAAAGAGGGCCGTTTCAGGCTCCGATGCCTTCTTCCACTCCATGAGGAACCCCACGAAGGCCGGCAGGCAGACGCCGAGGCCCCAGCGCCGCTCCCTCCAGGTCCGCGCATCCTCGTCGACTCCGTCGTCTGTGAAGGAGCAGGCGCTCGCGGGGTTGACGGCAGCGGCCTTGGCGGCGGCGTTGGTGATCCCGGACGTGGCTGAGGCCGCCCAGCCGGGCCTCTCCCCGTCCCTCAAGAACTTCCTGCTCAGCATCGTCGCTGGTGGCGTCGTGCTGAGTGCTATTGGAGGGGCAGTCATCGCCGTCTCCAACTTTGATCCCGTCAAACGGAGCTGA
- the LOC135618576 gene encoding peptidyl-prolyl cis-trans isomerase FKBP53-like isoform X2, producing MAFWGVEVKPGKPYTHVYDEARGRLRITTATLGNGKATAKSVVQCNVGKKSPILLCSLVPDKAESCHLELEFEEDNEVVFSVLGQRSVHLSGFYPGARRGHGDGGDETDSYGEDIGEEDSESYGSFDTEEDEYESDFIDDGDIEMFPSSPQRKSSVIIEEIVDDDKPAHGNGIRRRLKKKSQLVESDSGDDDTKLQLVVKSNNNTEVFESEDDDGFPISFSVKKKDAANNFEVDKKSGSTVNDDKKIKIDAISQRDESTRDATQPCDSSVASVVVPETDGISKKKKRTREDVAEAKTETNENNHMIALRMDVTESDGKKKKKKEKTKKDKKSDVGDDYAMERTEEGFNGDGNEVFNASSLEKNPPPEAEKLHYDHDGSASGKKKKNKKKRAKVDEAHENAGADAEAELQQGSQHGTKSKLDSDGTEMQESANNNHSDNLTVEEPPKDSVPDDNGLAQDAKKKKKKKKKAKKDKSHDKDSTSKEVSLNPLEAEHKAEPQKTRTFSNGLRIEELSMGKPDGKKASPGSRVYS from the exons ATGGCGTTTTGGG GCGTCGAGGTGAAGCCTGGGAAGCCCTACACTCATGTCTACGACGAAGCTCGAGGAAGGCTTCGCATCACTACG GCGACGTTGGGGAATGGCAAGGCGACGGCGAAGAGCGTGGTGCAGTGCAATGTTGGCAAGAAAAGCCCTATTTTGCTCTGTAGCTTGGTTCCTGATAAAGCTGAGTCGTGCCATTTGGAACTCGAGTTTGAGGAGGATAACGAGGTTGTCTTTTCGGTCCTCGGGCAGAGAAGCGTGCACCTCAGCGGTTTCTATCCAGGTGCCCGCCGTGGCCACGGTGACGGAGGAGATGAGAC TGATTCATATGGTGAAGATATTGGCGAGGAGGATTCAGAGAGCTACGGGAGCTTTGATACTGAGGAGGATGAGTATGAATCAGACTTTATCGATGATGGTGATATCGAAATGTTCCCCTCTTCCCCTCAGCGAAAAAGCAGTG TCATAATTGAGGAGATTGTAGATGATGACAAGCCAGCACATGGGAATGGCATTCGTCGGCGTTTAAAGAAAAAGAGTCAACTGGTTGAAAGTGATAGTGGAGATGATGATACTAAACTTCAACTAGTTGTCAAGTCTAATAATAATACTGAAGTGTTTGAAAGTGAAGATGATGATGGCTTTCCAATCTCTTTTTCAGTAAAAAAGAAAGATGCTGCTAATAATTTTGAGGTAGATAAAAAATCAGGTAGTACAGTCAATGACGACAAGAAAATAAAGATTGATGCAATTAGTCAACGTGATGAATCTACAAG GGATGCTACTCAGCCATGCGATTCTTCAGTAGCTTCTGTGGTTGTTCCTGAAACTGATGGCAtctcaaagaagaaaaagaggacaAGAGAAGATGTTGCAGAGGCAAAAACTGAGACCAATGAGAACAATCATATGATAGCACTCAGAATGGATGTGACAGAAAGTGatggaaagaagaaaaagaagaaagagaagaccaAGAAGGATAAGAAATCTGATGTAGGTGATGATTATGCAATGGAGAGAACAGAAGAAGGGTTTAACGGAGATGGGAATGAAGTTTTCAATGCCAGTAGCTTAGAGAAAAATCCTCCTCCTGAAGCTGAGAAGCTGCATTATGATCA TGATGGAAGTGCTAgtggaaaaaagaagaaaaacaaaaagaaaagggccAAGGTTGATGAGGCTCATGAAAATGCTGGTGCAGATGCCGAAGCAGAATTGCAACAGGGAAGCCAGCATGGAACAAAAAGTAAGTTGGATTCTGATGGTACTGAGATGCAAGAGTCTGCAAATAATAACCACTCTGATAATCTCACAGTTGAAGAGCCACCTAAAGATAG TGTTCCTGATGACAATGGTCTTGCACAAGatgccaagaagaagaagaagaagaagaagaaggcaaagaAGGACAAGAGCCATGATAAAGATTCAACCTCAAAGGAGGTATCTTTGAATCCACTAGAGGCAGAACACAAAGCTGAACCACAAAAAACAAGAACATTTTCAAATGGTTTGAGGATTGAGGAACTATCTATGGGCAAGCCTGATGGAAAAAAAGCTTCTCCTGGGAGTAGGGTATATTCATGA
- the LOC135618576 gene encoding peptidyl-prolyl cis-trans isomerase FKBP53-like isoform X1: MAFWGVEVKPGKPYTHVYDEARGRLRITTATLGNGKATAKSVVQCNVGKKSPILLCSLVPDKAESCHLELEFEEDNEVVFSVLGQRSVHLSGFYPGARRGHGDGGDETDSYGEDIGEEDSESYGSFDTEEDEYESDFIDDGDIEMFPSSPQRKSSVIIEEIVDDDKPAHGNGIRRRLKKKSQLVESDSGDDDTKLQLVVKSNNNTEVFESEDDDGFPISFSVKKKDAANNFEVDKKSGSTVNDDKKIKIDAISQRDESTRDATQPCDSSVASVVVPETDGISKKKKRTREDVAEAKTETNENNHMIALRMDVTESDGKKKKKKEKTKKDKKSDVGDDYAMERTEEGFNGDGNEVFNASSLEKNPPPEAEKLHYDHDGSASGKKKKNKKKRAKVDEAHENAGADAEAELQQGSQHGTKSKLDSDGTEMQESANNNHSDNLTVEEPPKDSVPDDNGLAQDAKKKKKKKKKAKKDKSHDKDSTSKEVSLNPLEAEHKAEPQKTRTFSNGLRIEELSMGKPDGKKASPGSRVSVNYIGKLNNGKIFDSNVGKRPFKFRLGVGHVIKGWDVGIAGMRIGDKRRLIIPPSMGYGASPAGKIPGNSWLVFDVELVDVN; this comes from the exons ATGGCGTTTTGGG GCGTCGAGGTGAAGCCTGGGAAGCCCTACACTCATGTCTACGACGAAGCTCGAGGAAGGCTTCGCATCACTACG GCGACGTTGGGGAATGGCAAGGCGACGGCGAAGAGCGTGGTGCAGTGCAATGTTGGCAAGAAAAGCCCTATTTTGCTCTGTAGCTTGGTTCCTGATAAAGCTGAGTCGTGCCATTTGGAACTCGAGTTTGAGGAGGATAACGAGGTTGTCTTTTCGGTCCTCGGGCAGAGAAGCGTGCACCTCAGCGGTTTCTATCCAGGTGCCCGCCGTGGCCACGGTGACGGAGGAGATGAGAC TGATTCATATGGTGAAGATATTGGCGAGGAGGATTCAGAGAGCTACGGGAGCTTTGATACTGAGGAGGATGAGTATGAATCAGACTTTATCGATGATGGTGATATCGAAATGTTCCCCTCTTCCCCTCAGCGAAAAAGCAGTG TCATAATTGAGGAGATTGTAGATGATGACAAGCCAGCACATGGGAATGGCATTCGTCGGCGTTTAAAGAAAAAGAGTCAACTGGTTGAAAGTGATAGTGGAGATGATGATACTAAACTTCAACTAGTTGTCAAGTCTAATAATAATACTGAAGTGTTTGAAAGTGAAGATGATGATGGCTTTCCAATCTCTTTTTCAGTAAAAAAGAAAGATGCTGCTAATAATTTTGAGGTAGATAAAAAATCAGGTAGTACAGTCAATGACGACAAGAAAATAAAGATTGATGCAATTAGTCAACGTGATGAATCTACAAG GGATGCTACTCAGCCATGCGATTCTTCAGTAGCTTCTGTGGTTGTTCCTGAAACTGATGGCAtctcaaagaagaaaaagaggacaAGAGAAGATGTTGCAGAGGCAAAAACTGAGACCAATGAGAACAATCATATGATAGCACTCAGAATGGATGTGACAGAAAGTGatggaaagaagaaaaagaagaaagagaagaccaAGAAGGATAAGAAATCTGATGTAGGTGATGATTATGCAATGGAGAGAACAGAAGAAGGGTTTAACGGAGATGGGAATGAAGTTTTCAATGCCAGTAGCTTAGAGAAAAATCCTCCTCCTGAAGCTGAGAAGCTGCATTATGATCA TGATGGAAGTGCTAgtggaaaaaagaagaaaaacaaaaagaaaagggccAAGGTTGATGAGGCTCATGAAAATGCTGGTGCAGATGCCGAAGCAGAATTGCAACAGGGAAGCCAGCATGGAACAAAAAGTAAGTTGGATTCTGATGGTACTGAGATGCAAGAGTCTGCAAATAATAACCACTCTGATAATCTCACAGTTGAAGAGCCACCTAAAGATAG TGTTCCTGATGACAATGGTCTTGCACAAGatgccaagaagaagaagaagaagaagaagaaggcaaagaAGGACAAGAGCCATGATAAAGATTCAACCTCAAAGGAGGTATCTTTGAATCCACTAGAGGCAGAACACAAAGCTGAACCACAAAAAACAAGAACATTTTCAAATGGTTTGAGGATTGAGGAACTATCTATGGGCAAGCCTGATGGAAAAAAAGCTTCTCCTGGGAGTAGG GTTTCTGTTAACTATATTGGCAAGTTAAATAATGGAAAAATTTTCGACTCCAATGTTGGCAAAAGGCCCTTTAAATTCCGTCTTG GTGTTGGGCATGTCATTAAGGGATGGGACGTCGGCATTGCAG GCATGCGAATCGGGGACAAGAGGAGACTCATCATTCCACCATCCATGGG TTATGGGGCTAGTCCTGCGGGGAAAATACCAGGGAATTCATGGCTTGTCTTCGATGTGGAGCTGGTGGACGTCAACTGA